TGATACTTCCACACGTGGAATTAAGAAACTAACCTGACGCCAAAATGCAAGGACGTTAGACTTAACGGCGCAGCCCGGCGGACCATAATCAAAAAGCCCAGCAACGCCGCCATATATCTTAAAAGAAGGGGTGTAGAAGAGACGCCGTTCGAGAGTATTAATAACTGCCTGACGGAAAGCATCCTTGTTAGCAAAGGCGTTGCCATTTTCGTTGCTGCTGTTGCTGAGAATAGCGATTTGGAGCCGCCGCTCGATGGAGGCCTTCTCAGATTTCAACACCTTTAAGGCTTCCATGGTGGCGTCGATGAGCTCCTTGGATGCGCCCGGCTATTTCAGCTCGGTGACGGAGTGGGCTTGCGCAGCAATCGCCGTTTGCTTCTCCGTGAGCTCTGTGAGGAGAGCGTCTTCGTTGGTCTCCATTTCGAGATGATATATATAGGATTGAAGCTTCTGTGAATTGTGTTTGACATAGAAAAATAGGAATCGATAATTTGAAAGGATAAGAAGAATATAAGAGAAAGAGGTATCGAATTGCAGCAATGGTCCTGTCAGGTTGACCGGGATATTTTCCTTGCCGGGAAAGATAGTATACAgctataaaattttgaaattttttttataatataatataatattgatttttcaattttagtggTTAACGTCAAGGTGTTGCTTGTTGAATGGGCTCGGTCCACAAAAACCCATTGTGCAAATAGGCCCCCGGCCCTGCGTCTTGGTCTTTCAAGTTCCAACCAATCAAAGcacagaaaaatatttttttttttcttttttccccaAAAGCTAACAATAATTCAAATAAACTCGTTTCAATTATTCAAACTTCCCGTGAAACGGTTTGAGGTAAAATTCCAGAGTCACTGAAGTGTGGCAAATGAGCTTCTTCCCGCCAAAAATGGCGAATCGGCACCAGAGATCTCGGAGTACTCCGTCTCCGTCTACGAATGAGCTTTGCTTCAAGCTCAAAAGGCTCGCCTCTCGCCACGAGCAAATGAAGATAGCGTATCACGAGCTCAAGTCTCAGATCAACTCCGGTTTGCTTGAGGTGCTTTCGTAGTCTCTCTGCTGGATTTGTCTTAATCTCAACTCCCTTTTGCTTTTTAGTGCTCGATTTATAACGAAATTTGCTGATATTTGAATTTTACAGGCGGAAGAAGTGTTTGCGTCTTTGGCGATTCCGTTGATCAAACTGGTCGGTCTAAAAACTAAGGAAATGGCCGATGAAGGACGATTCACCACCATTATTGTCGATAATCATTTCtctcaagtaaaaaaaaaaatttccgttTGACAATGAAGATTAGTTTCttttcgattttttgtttttcttaaaaTTTGCGCTAAATTTTTGGCAGGGAAGCCGGAGAAATGGAGTGGAATCGGAATCATCGGATGGTAATACAAGAAGAGAGCAAAGCTATCAGATTGGTAAATTGGAGGTACGTATTTTAAGTTCTGGAAAGCAAAAAAGGAGATGAAAGActgtaataaatatttaaagtagTTGAGAGGCTAGAATGATCTTTTGAGTTGAGGATAGCTATCACATATGCCAATTTGGAACTGATTTTGCTCTGTGTGTTAAATCATCATCTAGCACTAGTTAGTTGTTCTATGCTTCCTTTGAGTACTCTTATTGATGACTGGAATTAGAAATTTTGCTCAAGATCTTTTTGGGTGACTAATTAGAAATTTCAATTTCCAAGTGGCTTCTCATTATATAACTTGGTGTGGAGTGCAATCTGTATTTATAGTGGCTGGGAAATATTAGCTAAATTCTcattttatatggtcccaaaaactTCCTTTGAAGACCTAGAAGATTGCAATTGGAGTTTCAGCAATGTCCTTGAAGGATCTTAAAATTGCGATTTGCGAAGCTTGGATGCATAATAGTCATAGAAAACGTCTCTTCAGATTGGCCTTGCACCTTTTTTGTTCATTCACTCAGTTTCACATTGCAGGAAGAAAGTTATGCTACTAGAGCTGCCATAGCAGGCAAAGAACTCATGGAGAAGCAACAAACAAACTTCTTACAACTAGTGCGCCTCCTTAGACAAATTGAAATCCACGTCAACTGTCGTCAAGATGACATTTTCGGGACCCTTGACAGCCACCGTGTCTCCCTCAACAAGTTCTTCCAGAAATCCGTGTCTCATATATCTGCCCTTCATAGTCAAAACCATGACATATTTCTCATGACACTGAGGCTCCTTAAAGAAATATTCAACAATGTGAATGCTATTCTGGGCTCGGTGGAGAGCGGTGTGGAGAACCTAATTCAGGGATTGGCTGAAAAGATGTGTAATCCAATGGTGGAGTATGTGATGGGCATGAAGGATGATATAAGGAATGGAACATTTGTGCGCTTATTGGCCATGGTGGAGGAGATGGAAAGAAGGATAAGAGATGGAACGCTCCAGTTAGAAGAAGCAAGGAAGAAAGTCAGGGTGGCAGAAGAGGGAAAAATTGAGGCTATATGCAAGTTAAAGACGGTAGAAGAAAGAGTGACGAGAATGAATGAACACCTTTCCCTTTCTGAAGTTGGGCTTATAAAACCTCCTACTTCACACGAGGTAAAAGTGGTTCACAGATTCATTTTAAGCATTTCtttccaatttaatgaatttatcacTCGTATGAGCTATGAACTATTgatttttattgataaaaaaaaactaTTGATTTTATGTTTTACCCTATTTGTATTGTATGGATAATCTGGATCACTTTTAATATACCATGTTATCAATAAAAGTCCTAGTATGTGTTTGTGTTatagattaattccaataatttgGTGGGCTATATCGCATAGCTTAAATATACAAGTACACATGAAAGCAATTCATGCTTGTAAGCTATTATTTACTCAAAAGCAATTAATCTCTGTGGGCTATTTAAGAGCTGGTTCTGGTGAAACATTAGGAATCTGGGATCAAAAAAATTTATGAGGATTTTAGTTCTAATAAAACATGCTGGAAACAATCTGTAATATCTTTTCCCTCTTCTCTGTTAAGTTATTAGGCATGGAGGAAGAGAAAACAAAAGATGACAAGCTATTATGGAAAGTACTGAAGAGGAAAAGAAAACATGAAGCAACAGCAAGCCCCATGGGACCTGAAAGGCTTCTATGCTTTGACACCAGTAGCCGGCACTGTAAGTCGGCAGGTGTAAGTCTGCCCTTCAATCACAGGCAAATTACCAAGGGTTGCACGAGAGCGCTTGATCCACGTACGCCATGCTTGAATGCTTGGATTCCTTTGGGCTTATCTCCTTCCGTGGCAATTCAACCTGCTGCTTCACGCAAGCAAATCACTCCCTGAATCCAAGCTTCAAGCTTCTCTTTTCCCCCAGCTACTAGGCTAGAAACCGTTG
Above is a genomic segment from Hevea brasiliensis isolate MT/VB/25A 57/8 chromosome 17, ASM3005281v1, whole genome shotgun sequence containing:
- the LOC110637667 gene encoding uncharacterized protein LOC110637667, whose translation is MSFFPPKMANRHQRSRSTPSPSTNELCFKLKRLASRHEQMKIAYHELKSQINSGLLEAEEVFASLAIPLIKLVGLKTKEMADEGRFTTIIVDNHFSQGSRRNGVESESSDGNTRREQSYQIGKLEEESYATRAAIAGKELMEKQQTNFLQLVRLLRQIEIHVNCRQDDIFGTLDSHRVSLNKFFQKSVSHISALHSQNHDIFLMTLRLLKEIFNNVNAILGSVESGVENLIQGLAEKMCNPMVEYVMGMKDDIRNGTFVRLLAMVEEMERRIRDGTLQLEEARKKVRVAEEGKIEAICKLKTVEERVTRMNEHLSLSEVGLIKPPTSHELLGMEEEKTKDDKLLWKVLKRKRKHEATASPMGPERLLCFDTSSRHCKSAGVSLPFNHRQITKGCTRALDPRTPCLNAWIPLGLSPSVAIQPAASRKQITP